The Mycolicibacterium boenickei genome has a segment encoding these proteins:
- the narH gene encoding nitrate reductase subunit beta, with the protein MRVMAQLAMVMNLDKCIGCHTCSVTCKQAWTNRSGVEYVWFNNVETRPGQGYPRQYQDQERWKGGWTLNKRGKLTLKSGSRFKRLLNIFANPDLPTVSDYYDPWTYDYENLLSAPAMDTTPVARPKSLITGRDTKVTWGANWDDDLGGGPEQVGRDPLLAKVAEISDKVKLEFEQTFMFYLPRICEHCLNPACAAACPSGAIYKRSEDGIVLVDQDKCRGWRQCVTGCPYKKIYFNHKTGKAEKCTFCYPRVEVGIPTVCSETCVGRLRYIGVMLYDADAVLEAASVTDDKDLYPSQLGVFLNPHDPRVVAEAERAGISPEWIEAAQNSPVYRLIVDYQVALPLHPEYRTMPMVWYVPPLSPVVDILKETGHDGENKNNLFGAIDTLRIPVEYLAELFTAGEVGPVRASLQRLAAMRAYMRAANLGEEFDETIPDSVRLSGDEIEAMYRLLAIAKYQDRYVIPTGAGSDAHRLDALATGCSLDGDGGPGMTAYDTMVDKFHLTHTNDAVPQGDPTRVNLLNWDGRSTDGLLPTT; encoded by the coding sequence ATGAGAGTCATGGCGCAGCTCGCGATGGTGATGAACCTCGACAAGTGCATCGGCTGCCACACCTGCAGCGTCACCTGCAAGCAGGCGTGGACGAACCGTAGCGGGGTCGAGTACGTCTGGTTCAACAATGTGGAAACCCGCCCAGGACAAGGCTATCCACGGCAGTACCAGGACCAGGAGCGCTGGAAGGGCGGCTGGACGCTGAACAAGCGTGGCAAGCTCACCCTGAAGTCCGGCTCCCGGTTCAAGCGGTTACTGAACATCTTCGCCAACCCCGACCTGCCCACGGTGTCCGACTACTACGACCCGTGGACATACGACTACGAGAACCTCCTGTCGGCGCCGGCCATGGACACCACACCCGTGGCGCGGCCCAAATCGCTGATCACCGGGCGCGACACCAAGGTCACCTGGGGCGCCAACTGGGACGACGACCTGGGGGGCGGTCCGGAGCAGGTGGGACGGGACCCGTTGCTGGCCAAGGTCGCCGAGATATCCGACAAGGTCAAGCTCGAGTTCGAGCAGACGTTCATGTTCTACCTGCCGCGGATCTGCGAGCACTGCCTCAACCCGGCCTGCGCCGCAGCGTGTCCCTCCGGTGCCATCTACAAGCGCTCCGAAGACGGCATCGTGCTGGTGGATCAGGACAAGTGCCGGGGCTGGCGCCAGTGCGTCACCGGGTGTCCGTACAAGAAGATCTACTTCAACCACAAGACCGGCAAGGCCGAGAAGTGCACGTTCTGCTATCCGCGCGTCGAGGTCGGCATCCCCACCGTGTGCTCGGAGACCTGTGTCGGGCGGCTGCGCTACATCGGCGTGATGCTCTACGACGCGGACGCGGTGCTGGAGGCCGCATCGGTCACCGACGACAAGGACCTCTACCCGTCACAGCTCGGCGTTTTCCTCAATCCACATGACCCACGCGTGGTCGCCGAAGCCGAACGGGCCGGCATCTCCCCCGAATGGATTGAAGCGGCGCAGAACTCACCGGTTTACCGGCTGATCGTCGACTACCAGGTGGCCCTGCCCCTGCATCCGGAATACCGGACCATGCCGATGGTCTGGTACGTGCCGCCGCTGTCCCCGGTGGTGGACATCCTGAAGGAGACGGGCCACGACGGCGAGAACAAGAACAACCTGTTCGGCGCCATCGACACGCTGCGCATCCCGGTCGAGTACCTCGCCGAGTTGTTCACCGCGGGCGAGGTCGGCCCGGTTCGGGCCTCCCTGCAACGACTGGCGGCCATGCGCGCCTACATGCGGGCGGCCAATCTCGGCGAGGAGTTCGACGAGACTATCCCGGACTCGGTGCGATTGAGCGGCGATGAGATCGAGGCGATGTACCGACTGCTGGCCATCGCCAAGTATCAGGACCGCTATGTCATCCCGACCGGGGCCGGGTCGGATGCCCACCGCCTCGACGCCCTGGCGACCGGTTGCAGCC